Proteins from a genomic interval of Mycolicibacterium grossiae:
- a CDS encoding DUF4334 domain-containing protein yields MDSTTTARAAFDDLVARTDPLTDAELDAFWATLQPTTVDFMIGEWKGGEFQTGHRANGFMNRLNWFGKTFVSPSDAKPLVCLDADGNRFSNTEAMNGEASLWAEEFRGEVVATMVYDGKPVHDHFKKVDENTVIGIMNGKGALDTSSGTPRFLYFYLQRV; encoded by the coding sequence ATGGATTCGACGACCACGGCCCGCGCCGCCTTCGACGACCTCGTCGCGCGCACCGACCCGCTCACCGACGCCGAACTCGACGCCTTCTGGGCGACGCTGCAGCCGACGACGGTCGACTTCATGATCGGCGAGTGGAAGGGCGGCGAGTTCCAGACCGGCCACCGCGCCAACGGATTCATGAACCGGCTCAACTGGTTCGGCAAGACCTTCGTCTCGCCGTCGGACGCCAAGCCGCTCGTCTGCCTCGACGCCGACGGCAACCGGTTCTCCAACACCGAGGCCATGAACGGCGAGGCCAGCCTGTGGGCCGAGGAGTTCCGCGGCGAGGTGGTCGCGACGATGGTGTACGACGGCAAGCCCGTGCACGACCACTTCAAGAAGGTCGACGAGAACACCGTCATCGGCATCATGAACGGCAAGGGCGCGCTCGACACCTCCTCGGGCACGCCGCGCTTCCTGTACTTCTACCTCCAACGGGTCTAG
- a CDS encoding crotonase/enoyl-CoA hydratase family protein, whose amino-acid sequence MGDTYESLTVDVDGQVAQVTLTGPGKGNAMGPAFWAELPVAFAALDADPAVRAIVLTGSGRNFSYGLDLAAMGDTLGPMMADGALAKPRADFHARLKTMQQSITAVADCRTPVIAAIAGWCIGGGVDLISAVDIRYASADAKFSVREVKLAIVADVGSLARLPLILSDGHLRELALTGKDIDATRAEKIGLVNDVFADAEATLAAAHDTAREIAANPPLVVQGVKDVLDEQRTAAVAASLRYVAAWNSAFLPSKDLTEGITAMFAKRPPEFTGE is encoded by the coding sequence ATGGGCGACACGTACGAATCCCTCACCGTCGACGTCGACGGCCAGGTCGCGCAGGTGACGCTGACCGGCCCCGGCAAGGGCAATGCGATGGGCCCGGCCTTCTGGGCCGAGCTGCCGGTCGCGTTCGCCGCGCTCGACGCCGACCCGGCCGTCCGCGCGATCGTGCTGACCGGCTCCGGACGCAACTTCAGCTACGGCCTGGACCTCGCGGCGATGGGCGACACCCTCGGCCCGATGATGGCCGACGGCGCACTGGCCAAGCCGCGCGCCGACTTCCATGCCCGGCTCAAGACCATGCAGCAGTCGATCACCGCGGTCGCCGACTGCCGCACGCCGGTGATCGCCGCCATCGCAGGCTGGTGCATCGGCGGCGGGGTCGACCTGATCTCCGCGGTCGACATCCGGTACGCCAGCGCCGACGCGAAGTTCTCGGTGCGCGAGGTCAAGCTCGCCATCGTCGCCGACGTCGGCTCCCTGGCGCGGCTGCCACTGATCCTGTCCGACGGGCATCTGCGCGAACTGGCCCTGACGGGCAAGGACATCGACGCCACGCGCGCCGAGAAGATCGGTCTGGTCAACGACGTCTTCGCCGACGCCGAGGCGACGCTGGCCGCCGCGCACGACACCGCACGCGAGATCGCCGCCAACCCTCCGCTCGTCGTGCAGGGTGTGAAGGACGTCCTCGACGAGCAGCGCACCGCCGCCGTTGCGGCGAGCCTGCGGTACGTCGCGGCGTGGAACTCCGCGTTCCTGCCGAGCAAGGACCTCACCGAGGGCATCACCGCGATGTTCGCCAAGCGGCCGCCGGAGTTCACCGGCGAGTAG
- a CDS encoding LLM class flavin-dependent oxidoreductase produces the protein MTVQPAAFLRTTLPLDLDVLARLDDGRYHSVWLPDHMVSFWPDSIWTPEFTDLATASPSPHRHLDGMAVAAAAAALTHTVPLATSVVDTVRRHPAMLAQSALTIDHLARGRFILGLGSGETENVVPYGFDFTSPVSRFEEALHVIRLLWRSDGPVDFAGRFYRLDGARLDTEPYGGSPPPIWIGASGPRMLEITGRHADGWWPAGAWTPEHYADMLAVVRTSAERAGRDPLAITPCFIQVCLLAPDDDALAEVVAAPLVKAFLLQVSAKTLADFGFDHPLGDRWRGFQDIDPAVLTRERIVDFLDRTDPEAVLAVVPHGTPRQVARRIKEFVDAGLRVPKILDYGAMAGLRHAAASADLVRETEDELLRLCEAP, from the coding sequence GTGACGGTTCAGCCCGCGGCATTCCTGCGCACCACGCTGCCGCTGGACCTCGACGTCCTGGCCCGCCTCGACGACGGCCGCTACCACTCGGTGTGGCTGCCCGACCACATGGTGAGCTTCTGGCCCGACTCGATCTGGACGCCGGAGTTCACCGACCTCGCGACTGCGTCGCCATCGCCGCACCGCCATCTCGACGGGATGGCCGTCGCGGCGGCCGCCGCCGCGCTCACCCACACCGTGCCGCTCGCCACCAGCGTCGTGGACACCGTGCGCCGCCACCCGGCGATGCTCGCGCAGTCCGCACTGACCATCGACCACCTCGCCCGTGGCCGCTTCATCCTCGGACTCGGCAGCGGCGAGACCGAGAACGTGGTGCCCTACGGCTTCGACTTCACCTCACCCGTCAGCCGTTTCGAGGAGGCGCTGCACGTGATCCGGCTGCTGTGGCGCTCCGACGGGCCGGTCGACTTCGCCGGCCGCTTCTACCGGCTCGACGGTGCCCGGCTGGACACCGAACCCTACGGCGGGTCTCCCCCGCCAATCTGGATCGGCGCCAGCGGGCCCCGGATGCTCGAGATCACCGGACGCCACGCCGACGGCTGGTGGCCCGCCGGTGCGTGGACGCCCGAGCACTACGCCGACATGCTCGCCGTGGTGCGCACGTCGGCCGAACGGGCCGGGCGCGACCCGCTGGCGATCACGCCGTGCTTCATCCAGGTGTGCCTGCTGGCCCCCGACGACGACGCACTCGCCGAGGTGGTCGCCGCCCCACTGGTCAAGGCGTTCCTGCTGCAGGTCTCGGCGAAGACGCTGGCAGACTTCGGCTTCGACCATCCCCTGGGCGACCGGTGGCGCGGCTTCCAGGACATCGACCCCGCCGTGCTGACCCGCGAGCGCATCGTCGACTTCCTCGACCGCACCGACCCGGAGGCCGTGCTGGCCGTCGTGCCGCACGGCACGCCCCGGCAGGTGGCGCGGCGCATCAAGGAATTCGTCGACGCGGGGCTTCGGGTGCCGAAGATCCTCGACTACGGCGCCATGGCGGGCCTGCGCCACGCCGCAGCGTCGGCGGACCTGGTCCGCGAGACCGAAGACGAACTGCTGCGCCTCTGCGAGGCCCCGTGA
- a CDS encoding sulfotransferase family protein, which translates to MSTPLDAAALLAAARAATGLDDFGDPTLSQRFSVAVDHLSALGMDDDGQARAAEVCLGLLTSRLEFFADRQRYGTADEVIDRPMFATGEPRSGTTLMHALMSVDPESRALRFWEVMYPSPPPGAAEPDDPRRARADADWREINAKLPKWLHSHPYNDMLGDGLPEDERTWAFDFRVMTPTAWWRVPMPTVVGGLPTDAAAQYAIHRAMLQQLQYGRPPKRWVLKGFHGFRLAEFFDAYPDATLVWLHRDPVQVAASRTMMMADILDGIVGPVDLRAEARNHLAMTRAGVTNTMTNPMVDDPRILHVRYVDFVADPVGTVARFYDFSGRTLTDDAAAAMRTYLAENPGDRHGKFRYSTSVLTDIGEDLDALHAEFRPFRERFGVPIENRG; encoded by the coding sequence GTGAGCACGCCGCTGGACGCCGCCGCCCTGCTGGCCGCCGCGCGCGCCGCCACGGGACTCGACGACTTCGGCGATCCCACTCTGTCGCAGCGGTTCTCGGTGGCCGTGGACCACTTGAGCGCACTGGGCATGGACGACGACGGGCAGGCGCGAGCCGCCGAGGTGTGCCTGGGCCTGCTCACCTCGCGGCTCGAGTTCTTCGCCGACCGGCAGCGGTACGGCACGGCCGACGAGGTGATCGACCGCCCGATGTTCGCCACCGGGGAGCCCCGCTCGGGCACCACGCTGATGCACGCGCTGATGTCGGTGGACCCGGAGTCGCGCGCACTGCGGTTCTGGGAGGTAATGTACCCGTCGCCGCCGCCCGGTGCGGCCGAGCCCGACGACCCGCGCCGCGCCCGCGCCGACGCCGACTGGCGGGAGATCAACGCCAAACTGCCGAAGTGGCTGCACAGCCACCCGTACAACGACATGCTCGGTGACGGCCTGCCCGAGGACGAACGCACCTGGGCCTTCGACTTCCGCGTCATGACCCCGACGGCGTGGTGGCGCGTCCCGATGCCCACCGTGGTCGGCGGGCTGCCCACCGACGCGGCCGCGCAGTACGCCATCCACCGGGCGATGCTGCAGCAGCTCCAGTACGGCCGACCGCCGAAGCGCTGGGTGCTCAAGGGATTCCACGGCTTCCGGCTCGCGGAATTCTTCGACGCCTACCCCGATGCCACGCTCGTCTGGCTGCACCGCGACCCCGTCCAGGTGGCCGCGTCGCGCACCATGATGATGGCCGACATCCTCGACGGCATCGTCGGCCCGGTCGACCTGCGGGCCGAGGCCCGCAACCACCTGGCGATGACTCGCGCCGGCGTGACCAACACCATGACCAACCCGATGGTCGACGACCCGCGAATCCTGCACGTGCGGTACGTCGACTTCGTCGCCGACCCGGTCGGCACGGTGGCCCGCTTCTACGACTTCAGCGGTCGCACGCTGACCGACGACGCTGCCGCCGCCATGCGCACCTACCTCGCCGAGAACCCCGGCGACCGGCACGGCAAGTTCCGTTACTCGACGTCCGTGCTGACCGACATCGGCGAGGACCTCGACGCCCTGCACGCCGAGTTCCGACCCTTCCGGGAACGCTTCGGCGTCCCGATCGAGAACCGTGGCTGA
- a CDS encoding sugar phosphate isomerase/epimerase family protein: MLGAPLSDYDAAWQDLGLTRLSLIDAQLEDPALGPLVARRGYVVDTVYHLFGGGSLPRTPRAAAAARAALNDVVDAAALLGARCVYMLTGGRGNMTWEQAAEAFAAAVAPCRERAADAGVALAIENASALYADLHIAHTLRDTATLADLAGLDVCIDLFHCWAEAGVTDLIENLLPRTQSVQLSDYVLGDRALPARAVPGDGAIPIEPLVATVLAGGYRHGFDLELIGPRIDAEGTLPAARRARDAVAAMLERAGEDGR, from the coding sequence ATGCTCGGCGCCCCGCTGTCCGACTACGACGCGGCGTGGCAGGACCTCGGACTGACCCGGCTGAGCCTGATCGACGCACAGCTCGAGGATCCCGCACTGGGTCCGCTGGTGGCACGGCGCGGCTACGTCGTCGACACCGTCTACCACCTCTTCGGCGGCGGATCGCTGCCGCGCACGCCACGGGCAGCGGCTGCGGCCCGCGCCGCGCTGAACGACGTCGTCGACGCCGCCGCGCTGCTCGGCGCGCGATGCGTGTACATGCTGACCGGCGGCCGCGGGAACATGACCTGGGAGCAGGCCGCCGAGGCGTTCGCCGCTGCCGTCGCACCCTGCCGGGAGCGAGCCGCCGATGCGGGGGTCGCGCTGGCCATCGAGAACGCCTCGGCGCTCTACGCCGACCTGCACATCGCCCACACGCTGCGCGACACCGCCACGCTCGCCGACCTCGCGGGACTCGACGTCTGCATCGACCTGTTCCACTGCTGGGCCGAGGCCGGCGTCACCGATCTGATCGAGAACCTGCTGCCGCGAACGCAATCCGTCCAGCTGAGCGATTACGTCCTCGGCGACCGCGCGCTGCCCGCGCGAGCGGTCCCGGGGGACGGGGCGATCCCCATCGAACCGCTCGTCGCCACCGTGTTGGCGGGCGGCTACCGGCACGGCTTCGACCTCGAACTCATCGGCCCGCGCATCGACGCCGAGGGCACACTGCCCGCGGCGCGGCGTGCCCGCGACGCCGTCGCGGCGATGCTCGAGCGCGCCGGCGAGGACGGCCGGTGA
- a CDS encoding MarR family winged helix-turn-helix transcriptional regulator produces the protein MEGMIAGRTASATPGLDIAEQRSWQNFLDAALRLYATLNKSLVETHHLTLNDVRLLDILDKSDQGCARMGDLADELMSLPSRVTRQIHRLESQELVRRCLSPDDGRGVLATITPQGRARLQEALATYGDGVRAHFLAKLSRTQIAAMGENCRRIGEGLRADGAPARLGRV, from the coding sequence ATGGAGGGGATGATTGCAGGGCGAACCGCGAGTGCCACGCCCGGGCTCGACATCGCCGAACAACGATCGTGGCAAAACTTTCTCGACGCCGCGCTGCGGCTGTACGCGACGCTCAACAAATCCCTGGTGGAGACGCACCACCTGACGCTCAACGACGTCCGACTGCTCGACATCCTGGACAAGTCCGACCAGGGGTGCGCCAGGATGGGGGACCTGGCCGACGAGCTGATGTCGTTGCCGAGCAGGGTGACGCGGCAGATCCACCGGCTCGAGTCTCAGGAGCTGGTGCGGCGCTGTTTGAGTCCGGACGATGGACGCGGCGTGCTGGCGACCATCACGCCGCAGGGCCGCGCCCGGCTGCAGGAGGCGTTGGCGACCTACGGCGACGGGGTGCGGGCCCACTTCCTCGCCAAGCTGTCGCGCACCCAGATCGCGGCCATGGGGGAGAACTGCCGCCGGATCGGCGAGGGCCTGCGCGCCGACGGCGCACCCGCGAGGCTCGGCCGGGTCTAG